A window of Parambassis ranga chromosome 10, fParRan2.1, whole genome shotgun sequence contains these coding sequences:
- the LOC114443001 gene encoding complexin-2 has translation MDFVMKQALGGATKDMGKMLGGEEEKDPDAAKKEEERQEALRQQEEERKAKHARMEAEREKVRQTIRDKYGLKKKEEKEAEEKAAMEQACEGSLTRPKKAIPRGCGDDDEEDEESILDTVLKFLPGPLQDIFKK, from the exons ATGGATTTTGTAATGAAGCAAGCTTTAGGTG GGGCCACCAAAGACATGGGTAAGATGCTGGgcggggaggaggagaaggacccAGATGCAgccaagaaggaggaggagcgaCAGGAGGCActgaggcagcaggaggaggagaggaaggccaAACACGCCCGcatggaggcagagagggaaaaagTACGGCAGACCATCAGGGACAAG TACGGGttaaagaaaaaggaggagaaggaggcggAGGAAAAAGCGGCTATGGAGCAGGCCTGCGAGGGTTCACTGACACGCCCGAAGAAGGCCATACCGCGAGGCTGTGGAGATGACGacgaagaggatgaggagagcaTCCTGGACACCGTTCTCAAGTTCCTGCCTGGACCTCTACAGGACATTTTCaagaagtaa